The nucleotide window CTGCGATCCATACGCCGCAAAATGGCCCTCAACCGAGCCGTCAATTCCCGAGGGCTAAAGGGTTTCGGCAAATAGTCATCAGCACCCATTTCGAGGCCAACAATACGGTCAATTTCCTCGCCGCGGGCAGTGAGCATCAGCACCGGCAACCGGGAGCGGGCACGAACCTGGCGCAGCACATCAAAACCGTTCATTTTCGGCAACATCACGTCGAGCACCACTGCATCAAAGTGGCCACTGCAGCCCATTTGTGCGCCTTGCTCACCATCATTTACACAGGTGGTCGCAAACCCCTCCAGGGTCAAATAATCAGACACCATGTCGCACAGCTCAGTATCGTCATCGACAATCAGAATGTGTTGCCCCATGCAGCTCTCCGCGCCCTTTATCAGTGGCTTATGTTGCCATATCCCAAGCGAACACACTGCTATTTACAAAAGATTTACACCTTCTTACACAGGCTAAACCCTCTCTTACAGCAGCCGAGCATAGACTGGCTTCACATTCTAAACAGGCTCAAACACAGGAGACACAGCCCATGAAGACATTACAAGCAACCGGTATTGCCCTGGCCCTGGTTGGCGCGTTCACCATTTCTACGGCCACTTTGGCAGAGTCCGGTAAGGGCGGCAAACACCGAGGCCACCACGCCGAGCACACTTTTAAACGCATGGCCAAGCACCTTAATCTGGACCAAAGCCAACGGGAACAGGCACGTGCCATACACGAAGAAATGCGCCCGCAAATGCGCGAGCTGAAAAAGGAGAGCCGAGAAGTACGCAAAGCACTGGGCGAAGCCGTGCGCAACGGTGCCAGCCAGGCGGAAATTGAAGCCCTGGCGGCACAACAGGGTGAGCTACACGGACAGCTGGTGGCGAAACGGGCAGAAATGAAGGGCCGCATTCACGATTTGTTGACCGACGAACAAAAGCAGCAATTGGAAGAACACCGTCAAAAACGTATGGAGCGCAAGCAACAGCGTCGGGAAAAAATTCAGCAGCGCCGTGAGGAGCGTCAAGCTCAACAAGAAGAGGCTTGATTAGGCAACCACTGTCACTTTAAAAAAGCGGTGTTTTTAACACCGCTTTTTTTGCGAATTTCCTCCCGATAAAGTTTTAAGGGGAAAATTGGTCGAAAATACAAGATTCGAACGGAGTCGGCCCTATTGAGCGCGCCCAACGCAAAGTACGAAATTGCCCGATGTCGACCAAGCCATCTCCTATATTGACGATGCTCGAACCGTCTGCTGTAGCGATATAAGAGTCCGTACCTGATGAGTTGGTCAGAGAATAAATAACCTGTGAACCGTCAGGCGACCAGAACGTATCAGCAATCGAATCCGCTTGGGTATCATTGAGCAATGCTACCTGGCGGCCATCTGGTGATGCAGAATACAGGTTACTGGATGTCGGATTTTGCCCTGCGGTTTGAAACAAAAAATACGCCGAATCCGAAGACCAGGGCAGAAGATCAACAAAGCTACTGGCACCTGTAGGCAATGGCAGCTCATGGGTATCTGAACCATCCGGCAGTGCTGAAAAAATCCTGGGTGATGGCGAAGGGCTAAAGTCGCCGACGTGGGTTCGATAAGTGATACGAGACGAGTCCGGCGACCAACAGGACTCAAACAGTTCTTCTGTGCCAGTCAAAGCCTGGTTGACTTTCACATTGCCACTGCCATCTATTTGTGAGGTGTATAGCTCAAGCCTTCCCTGAATATCCTGGTCAGCCCAGTAGCTCAGACGAGAAGAGTCCGGGGACCAACGCCACAGGCTCTCGATATCTTCACTGACCCGGCCACCAGTGACTAATTCACCATTAACGCGATTCAGGTCTGTACCATCAGCGGCAACGCTAAACAGTTCTACCGGGCCATTAGAATTCGCCAGAAAGCCAATATGGTTAGAATCAAAAGACACTGAGGGAGAAAACTGAACACTCCTAAGAATACCCGAAGGGCTAGAGGCCGCCAGAGTCAAACTACCTCCATCCGGTTCGTTGACATAATAGCGCTGCTCTTCCGTCAGCGTCGAAAAAGCACTGAAAGTAATTCGGGAAGAATCAAACAGCCACAACAAAAACCCAAAAGTTTCATTATTTTCGTCTATACGGCTGACTCTTACAGGCTCGGAGGAAGCGTCAGGCAGCGCCGTGAAAACCTCTGTCGAACCACCGGCAATACTCATCGCGTAGGCTATGCGTGAGCCGTCCGGAGCCCAAGCTGAAGAACCGACAAAGTCGTTTACAGAGGTTAACGGGCTATTAATTCTGATATTGTCCGTACCATCCGGGCGCACTGTATAAAGACCCCTAATACCTTCACGATCTTCAGCGTACAAAATGCGTGAAGAATCGGGTGCCCAGACTGGACGCACTCCC belongs to bacterium SCSIO 12696 and includes:
- a CDS encoding Spy/CpxP family protein refolding chaperone, whose amino-acid sequence is MKTLQATGIALALVGAFTISTATLAESGKGGKHRGHHAEHTFKRMAKHLNLDQSQREQARAIHEEMRPQMRELKKESREVRKALGEAVRNGASQAEIEALAAQQGELHGQLVAKRAEMKGRIHDLLTDEQKQQLEEHRQKRMERKQQRREKIQQRREERQAQQEEA
- a CDS encoding response regulator transcription factor, coding for MGQHILIVDDDTELCDMVSDYLTLEGFATTCVNDGEQGAQMGCSGHFDAVVLDVMLPKMNGFDVLRQVRARSRLPVLMLTARGEEIDRIVGLEMGADDYLPKPFSPRELTARLRAILRRMDRSADNQQECTFAGLCLQPGSRQATLNGMALELTSSEYNILYTLISRAAEVVTKELISSEALGKPLARYDRSIDMHISHLRRKLSSGSSQGPTIETIRGIGYQLIEAK